The Verrucomicrobiia bacterium sequence CGCCAACGTAGAGCGGCCCCGCCGGCGTGGCAAAACGGCCGAGTTCGTAGGGGCCCACGCCGTAAGGCACGACCAGCGCGCCGTAAAACGGCAGCCGCACCTGCCCGCCGTGCGAATGCCCCGCCAGCAACAAATCATACCGGTGCGGCGCCAGCTTCTCACACCACGCCGGGTAATGGGCGAGCAGGATGTTTTTCACGCCGGTCTCCGGCGGGAGAACGGCCGGGGTTTCACACGTCAGCCCGTGCAGACGCACCCGGCCGCCCGGCGCGATCACGCTCGCATCCAGCAGCCAGGCGCCGCCCGTGGCCGCAAAGGCCCGCGCGATGGCCCCGAAATCGGCGCGGCTCCAGTAGTCATGGTTTCCGGGCACTCCGAACAGCGGCGCCTGAATGCCCAGGAGAATTTCCAGCGCTTCCGGCAGGTGCTCCCGTTCTTCGATGATGTCGCCGGAAAAGCAGACGAAGTCCGGCTTGAGCGCGTTGATGCGGGCCACCACCGACGCCAGCCAGCGGCGGTTCCCCTTGTGATGCAGGTCGGTGAAATGAACGAAACGCGCGACCGGCGGACCGTTCGCCAGCCGGAGCTGATTGACCTTGAGCCAATGCGGCTCGACCAGCGCCGCATCGCCGACCGCGAGCAACTGAAGGCCGGCCAGACCCAGCTTGAAGAATCGGCGGCGATTGAAGCGTTTGCGCATGGCGGACGGGGCAAACTGATCCGCCCGTCCGCGGCGAACAAGCCGCGCGTGCCGCTCAGCCCTTCTTCTGCTTGCGCGCCACGAAATCTTCCAGCGCCGAGAACAAACCGGCGGTGCCCGCAAAATGCCGCTGGCCCGCCGGCGTCACCAGGCCAAAGCCGTCGCCGTAGGCCGGACCGTTGGCCACACACGCGCTGATCCTGGTTTCCTCCATCAGCATCTGCGCGGCCACGAGCGCGTCCTCGCGCTTGCCTTCCACTTCGTATTTCCAGCCGACCACCTGCGATTTGGGAAACCATTCAGGCAACTGGCTGATGAGCTTCGGCGTTGGAACCAGTTCGGCCAGCAACGCCCCGTCGCGGGTGGAGAATTTATCCGAGGCGATTTCCTCGAGCCGGCCTTCGCTGTCGCGTTTCCAGATCTTGCCGAACATGAAATCGCCCACGGCGGCCATGTGAAACACGGCGTCAAATGAACTTTTGGAAAGGGTCTTGAGCTTGTCCTGCAAATCGGCGGTGGTGCTGAAGTTGATCACCTTCTGTGCACGGCGCTGACCGTTCCAGGTGGATTGTTCGCCGACGAGCAACGTGACCTGATGCCCGCGGCCGGCGAGGAAGTTGGCCATTTCGGTGCCGGTGCGGCCGGTCGAGAAATTGGTCAGGCGACGCACCGTGTCGAGTTTTTCAATCGTGGGACCCGCAGTAACAATAAAATTCATAGGGGGCGGAGCATACGCGAAACCCGCCGCGTGGAAAGATGGAAAGTGGCGGACCCCAGCCAGCAGCTCAATTCCCCTCCGCCCTAGCCCACCGCAAAGGCGCGGGCAGCGAGCACGCGGCGAATTCCAGATGGATCACCCGCCGATGGGCCGGCCTCGTCGCAGCCAAGGAAGCATGCAAGAGCAGCGGGCGCATCAACAGCACGCCCCCTCGCCGGATGGTGCAACTGACGGGGACGTTCTCCGCCAGGCGGCGCTCCATCACGGCGGCGGCCAGCCGGCCATCTCGATGAGAACCCGGCAAAACCCGCAATGGACCATTGTCTGGACCACAATCGTCCAGATGCACGCGCACGGTCACCAGACCGGCGAGCACAGCGGCGGGCGGCTGCACGTTCACGACACCGTCTTTAACTGACCAAGGTCCGTAGCCGGGCACCGCCGCACGTTCGCGAACACAAATCGTCGTATCTTGATGCCACGCGACTTTCCAGTTTGCTGCCGGGGTCTTGTCGAACAGAATCCCCTTCACCGGAAAGGCGGCATCGCCGAGCAGCGGTTCCACCAGTGCGCGGATTTCGGGGGCCGCAGCCAGTTCCCGCACGGCCGGCACGGCGAAAAGCAGATTTCGCAAGGCGTAGCCTTCCCGCCCCGCGGCATCCGTCACGGCCGCGCTGACATCCGCCAGCGCCCGCTCCGACAACACGCCTTCCACGACCACGAAGCCGGCCTCTTGGAAGTGGCGGACAAACCCGGCATCACCCGCCGCAAAACGCCAGGCGTCCCGACCGTGTTCTGACTGGTTCATTCGTTAGCGCCCGGCCCGGTTTTCCCCGGCCGCCAGCAGCACTACCGCAAGCATTGCGCGCATTCGGTTTCCGTTTCGGCGACTTCGCTCGTTCATTTCGCGTCTTCCACCTTGACCCATTGTTCGGCGCCGTTGCAGCGGATTTCGGGCACATACATCGCCTGGCCGAGCACCGGCAGCGCGTGGAATTCGCCCGGCACTTCGGCGCGCAGGTCGTAGCGAATCTCCCAGACGCCCTCGGGCAGCTTGTCGATGAACAGCGCCACCTTGCGGTCGCGTAATTCCTGATAAACCCAGCGGGTCCGGCCGGTGTAATCGGAATCTTCAGGTAGTGGGGCAGGCATCTTGCCTGCCCGGTTGCGCGCAGGCTTGGCGGAAGTCCCACCGGACAGGCTGGAAGACTTTCCCACTACGGCATGCTTCCGCTCCACCGCGCCGGACTTGAGTTCCTTCGCGTAGAGCGATTCGCCGCTGCGGATTTCCACGGCCTCGAACCCGGCCGGCTTCAAATCCTCGAACATCAAATATTCGTAGTTGTTCTTCCCCTCGATGGTGAGGACGGTTTCAACCCGTTCGCCGCTCTTCACCGTCTCGCCATTGAGGAGCGGCTCCTGGTCATAGACGTAGCCCTTGAGCAGCGTCGGACGGCCGACCAGCTTGAAGTATTGGCGCTTCACGAAAAGCTCGTTGCCCGCCGCCGTGATGGGCTCCTCCTGGCTGAAAAACTTCGCTTCGACCGCGAAATACACCGACGCACCGCCCTGCTTGTTCCCCTCCTTGGAGGGGCCTGGGGTGGGTTTCCCCGGCTTCACCTGGATTCGAACCTCGTTGCTGTCCTTGATGAGTTTCGCGTCCACCTCAAAGCGGCTCGGCGCATTGAAGACATCCGCGCCGCTGACCTTCTTCGACGCGACCTTCGTGCCGTTGACGGTCAGGACGTATTCCAAGTCCGGTGCGATTTCACCGCTGGCTTTGAGATAATCCGTCATCGCCAGCACGGCGATAGCGGTGTCGCGCGTGTTGCTCCACTGCGCGCCGCGACGGTTCTTGATGAGCCAGTTCGCCACCGGCTCGACGAGTTGGTTCGTCGGGTCAATCGCCAGCAGCGCCCGCAACGCAAAGGCCGTCGCCTCCACCCCGCCATCGGACCAGCGCCAATAGAGGCCGTCTTCGCCCCAGTGGGCGGTGCCCATGACCGTTGAGGGTTGAGAGTTGCTGGTTGATGGTTTGCCGTCCACCAGCACGGACGTGTCCGGGCGGTCGTCGCGCTTCACGCCATTTTCCAGATTTTCGATAAGCGTCTTCGCCTCGGCGTCCTTGCCGAAGTAGTGAGCGGAAAGTGCCAGCAGCGAACGCGTGTAGGCGTTCAATTTCTCGCGATTCGTCCAGAGATTGTCGAAGGCCTTGGCTTCCATCTGCGACAAGCCGGATTCGTTTTGCGCGGCTTTGTGGGCGGCAAGCGCGTGCAGCATGAAGGCTTGCATGTCGTAATTTTCCTCCTGCTCGACGAGTGTCTTGTCGAGGAACTCGGCGCCGCGCCGCGCGACTTCGGGCTTCACTGCCACACCCGCCTGTTTCGCCAGCGACAATCCCCACACCACGTAGGCCGTCATCCAGGGATCGCTCTGGCCTTCCTTCCACCAGCCCCAGCCACCGTCGCCGTGCTGGAAATCGTAGAGCCGATCCAGCCCAGCCTTGGTCATGTCGTCGAGCTTGGCGAGGTCCTGTTTGCCCTTCGGATGCGTGGCGGCGGCGGAATTCGTTTCAATGCCACCGAACACGCGGCCCATCACGTCCTCGGGTTGCAGGCCCGCGTCTTTAAGCGTCTTGGCCACGATGGTGGCCGGCAGGAAACGGCTCATCGTCTGCTCGGTGCAGCCGTAGGGATAATCAATCAGGTAAGGCAACGCATCGAGCATCGTCACCGCGAGGCTCGGCGTGACTTGCACGGTCAGTTGGGTGGAACCGGCCTTCCGCTCGGCAGGCAGATCCAGTTTCACGGTCACGTCGTTGCCCCGCACCTTGCCGGACTTGGCGAGGAACTTCTCGATGCCGTGTTCGTAAGCGACGTAGGTTTTCTCCATCGCATCGGAATACTTGCCGCCGCGACCGGTGACTTTGAGGTTCACTTCGCCGGGTTGTTTGACGGAGGCAATCCAATCCGCGCGGGCTTCGCCATTGGCAGGGAGTTTTAAATAAAAATCCGGCATTTTTCCTGACTTGGGCAAACTGGAGGCTTGCGCCGCACTGGAAACCATTTCCAATCCGCCATCCATTTCCAACGCCACCTTCGCCTCCAACGGCTCATCCGTATTATTGTTCACGACCGCCGAGATCGTCACCGTGTCGCCCACGATGAAGAAGCGCGGCGCCTGAAGACGCACGATGAGCGGCTGCTTGGTGCGTGTGGTGGTGTCCGCGATGCCGAACTGGTTGCCGCTTGTGACCGCGCGGGCCGTGGCCTTCCAGCCCGTCAACGAATCGGGATATTTCACCTTCACCTTTGCCGTGCCATCCGCGCCCGTCATCACATCCGGCTGCCACAACACGGTCGAGCGAAAATCACTGCGCACCACGACCGCGGGTTCGGGCGCGGGCTCACCCGCCACCGCGCCACCCAGGCCTGTAACTGACTTCGCCATGGGCATCTCCTGCATGGCCATCGGTGCCGCGACGGCGGGTGAAACCATGCCCGGCATCTTGGCGGCCCGCAACGCGTAGAATCCGCCGGCCGCTCCTCCACCCCCAACCCCGCCCGTGGGCTGATTAAGGGCCGCGTCCTTGTCGGCCAATTCCAGTTCATCCACAGCCGCCGGCAGCACGTTGGTGTCCTCGATCCCGCGCTGCTGCCGCTCGTAAGCCTCGACCTGGGACGCCTCGATGAGCTGGTCATCCACGCGCACGAGCTTCACGTAGCGGCGCTGGTTGAAGGTGCTGCCCGTCTGCGTCGCCTGCGGGCGTTTCGTGCCGAAGTAGAACTGGCGCGGATCGCCCGCGTAATCGCCCTGGATGTAGAACACGGATTCGTCCACGAGACTGAAGGCGACCTCGGCGGGCACCGGTTTGCCCGCATCATCCCGGGTGGTGACGGTGAACGTGCCTTCCGCGCGCGGCTGGTATTGCGGCCGGTCGGGCTTCACATCCACGGTCAGGAAGTTCTTCGTCGGCGGCACCACGACTTGTTTGGTGTCGGTGTAAAGCTGGTTGTCGCTCACCATGGCGGCGTTCAGGAAAATATTCGGCACGTGCTGTTCGGTCACGTCGAGTTCGACGAGTTTGGTCGTGCCGTCGAGGTGAATGAGCTTCGCGCTCAGCAGGTCATCGGCTTCAACGGTGAACAGCACGTAACGGTCGTTGTCCGCGGTCTGAATCATCACCGGCGCCTGCTGGCCGACGCGAAACGTGTCCTTGTCCACGATGAGTTCCAAGCCACCGGTGCGGTAGCCCAGGTCGGTGGACTTGTCGGTGCAAACCCACACGGTGGTCCCGGCCTTGATGGGATTGGCCACCTGCAACTTCTGCTTCGCGACCGTGTCCTCGCTGGTCCACGCGACGCGGTAATAACCTTCGCGTTCAGGTTTGAAATCCAGTTGCGCCGTTCCATTCGTGTCGGTCTTGAGCGTTTTGGTCAGAATGTCGTCGTGCTGGTAGCCGCGGAATTTGAGCCGCCAGCCGGGTTCGTTGGGCCGGGTTGGGGGCGGCGGCCAGATGGAGGTTTTGGCGCGCCGTTGTTTGAGTTCATCGCCTTTGACTTCGCGACCGTCCGGCGCGATCCAGATTTCCCACCAGTAATCGCGCGTCACCTTCACGGTGCCTTCGCAGACGACGGGTTGCTGGTTCGCATCGGCCGCCTTGAACTCAACGCTCACCTTGTCCTGCGGCTGGTAGAGGCGATGGTCCGTGTCCGCGTGCACGAAGTAACGCTGCCGCGTGACGCGCACCGTGCCCGTGCCGGTGATTTCCCGCCGGCTGGCATCGGTGACGCGTGCTTCGATGCGATACTCGTAATCCTGATTTGCCCCGCGCGGCGTCTCGAAGGTCAACGTCGCCTTGCCCCCGGCATCGGTCTTGAGCGTCTCGCGTTTCACGACCTGCCCGCCGCCCCACCAGCGACCGCGGTAGCCGCCCGCCTGGTCCATGTCCTGGTAAAACCACGGGAACTCGCGCGGCTGCGGCCAGGACTGCCAGTAAGGATTCTGGTTCACGACCACTTCGACGCTGGCGTTGGCGACCGGGCCGCCGAAGTAGTAGTCGGCCTGGATGGTGACCTCGACGACGTCACCAAGCTTGAACACCTTCTTCCGCCCCGCTTCCTCCGGCGTGCTGACGGCGACTTTGAACTCAGGCAGCTTGTATTCCTCGAGCCGGAACAACGTCGCGCTGCCGATGCTGTGCTGGCGGCCGTCATCCCAAAACTGCACATGGTATTCGCCGAGCGGCATCTGCTCCGTCAGTTCGAGCGCGCCCCACGCGCTGCCGAAGGAGTTCAACGTGGCCTTGCCCTCCTTGACCTTCGTGCCCCGCGGATCGTTGATTTGATACTCGATCGTCTGATTGGCGGGCGTGGAATAAACGCCATCCGCGTATCGCCGCGCAATGAATTTCCAGTTCACCGTCTCCTTGGGCCGATAGGCGGGCCGGTCGGTGAAGGCGTAGATGCGCCAAACCTGCCGATCTGGTATCGGCAGCCCGGTGGCCGGGTCAATGGTGCTCCAGTTGAATCTGCGATTTCCGTAACTGTTGCCGATGCTGAACGCCTGCCGGTCCTTGAGCATCGCGCTGGCGAACAGCTCCACGCCCGTATTATCGCGCTGCTCCAGATCGAACACGGCCAACCCATCGGCATCTGTCTCCTTGGACTGTTCGCGCACTCGCCACTCGCCATTCCAGTTCCAACGTTCTCGCAGCACCACCCTGGCATGGGCCAGCGGCGCGCCGCTGTGGGCGTCGCAAAAATAAACCAGCGCCTGCTTGCCGGAACTCTTGAGCACGAGCGCCGCGTCCGTGACGAGAATCAACTGGCGCGACGTTTGGCCACCGGCCTTGCCTTCGAGGACGTAAGCGCCGGGCGGGAGTTTTTCGTCGAGCCGGGCGGTGGCATTGCCGGGCCGGTAGTCGCCTTTGTTTTCAACGTCGCGCGTCCAGCTTTTCAACTTCTCACGACCCGCGAGGGGGATTTCATCCACCCAATCGCCCTGGTTTTCACCGAACTTCACATCGCGATTCAATTCCACCGGATACAGTGCCAGCTCGATTTGCTTCACGTTGCGCCAGTTGAGCGAGTATTGGATTTCCGAGCCGGGCAGGAAGAAGTCGGACACCATCACGTTCAACTGCGGGCCGGTGATGTCCTTGATGGCCTGCTGGGCCTGTTCCCAGTAACGCGTCTCGCCCTTTTTGAATTCGCCCACCAGCCGCCGGTAAAGTTCCAGCGCGCGGACGTAATCCGGTTCGGTGTGCCAGGTGCCGTCCTTGAGGACGACCACGCGACCCTCGCCGGCAAGCCATTGGGCGTAGTTGAACAGCGCGTCGTCATACCAGTCCGTTTTCGTGCCCGACTTGAGCGCGCCCTCGAATTCGTCCTGCACGCGCTGACGCTGTTCGGCGTCATTCCCGCCCCGGCTGCGCAGCGCCATCGCGAGGAGGTAATGCGCGTGGGCCCGGTCCGCTTCCGACGACGCAATCTTCAACGCATTCTCGAGAATGGCCGGATCAATCTGGTTGCCGAAGTAGCCGTAGGAGTAATACGGCTCAGCCTGCGGCGGCTGCGCCATGCGCCAGACGATGGCGAGGTAACGTTCGCGGGCCAGCTCGACGTCGCGCGCGCCGGCCCACCAGTCCAGCGCCCGCTGGTAATACGGCCAGGCCTGCCCCCAGTTGCGCTGGTTGCGCCGCGTCCACCAGAAATCGCCGAGCGACTCCTGCACCTCGGCCCAGACGCGGTCCTGGTCCTCCGGGCGCGCCACGTCGCGCACCAGCTTCTCCAGTTCGGTGCGCGCCTGTTCGAGCGGCGTGTTGTCGGCGGATTGCGTGGCCGCGGCGGCGCGCCACTGGGTGTCGTAGCAGCGGAAAGCCACCCAGCGTGCGTCGCTGGCGGCGAGGTTCGACATCAGCAGGGCGCGCGCATACAACTCGTGCGCCTTGCTGAAGGATTTTTCCGCGTAAAACTTTTCGGCCTCAGCCTTGAGCGAGGCGAAATCAGCGGGTGGTTCCGCGGCCAGCGCGGTCAGGGCGAGGAGACAACCCAGCGAGAGCAGGAAGCGCATAATTGGAGTGTGGCTCATTGGTTCACGGCGGGGGCAACGGGTGATGGTGCGGGGGCGGGCAGCGTGACGCAAATTTCTCCCATGACGACTGTTGGTTTGATCATGCCCAGTTTTAGCTTCACCTCATAAATCCAGCCATCGATTTTTTGCCGGAACGGACTGACCGGTCCGCCTTCACGCCGCCCCACACCGACGGCCGCCAAGGTGCCCAACAGCAACACGGTCGTCAGACCAGCCGCCAAGCTCCCCGCCCGCCGGCGCCACCGCCCCACCGGACAATCCCGGGTCAAAATGCGCCCGTCGGCCCGCCGGTGCAGGCGCGCGCAAAGCGAACCTTCCGGGCGGCGAATGAGCGCTCCGGCCTCCGCGCCGGTCAGCGCCGAAAGGTCATAGACATATTTGCGGCATTGGTCGCAAAACCGCACGCGGTCATCACCATGCATGGTTTCCCAGCGGGCCCGGCAAGGCGACGCCACCCGCACCTGATCGAGGAAAGGCTTCGTTTCCATGTTGTCCTCGGCATTTGACGGTGATTGCCGTCAAATGCTCCCACGCAGCGCACGGCTACAAATACTTTTCCGCCCAGTCTGGCGTGCAGGGCCGGCCGGCCAGGAAATCCTGGAACCACGGCTCCGGCACGGCGTGGAAGTTCCAATTCCGCAGGAGCCAGTTGAATCGCAGGGATTCGGCGTGCAACGCATGGCACGACAGCAACAGCCGGTTGCGCTGCTCCACCGTGAGCCGGCGGTGCACGAAATCCAGATAAAGCTGCGGATCGCCGCCATAGAGCTTGTCGCCCACAATCGGATGGCCAAGGTGAGCCAGATGAATGCGGATCTGGTGCTTGCGACCGCTGTGGGGCTGAACCCGCAACAACGTAAACGGCGCTCCATTCCCGGAAGGTTCCGTGGCCCCGGAAACCGGCCGGGTGAACCGTTGTTCGACCCGGAAATCCGTGCGGGCCGCGGCGCCGTCGGACCGGACGCGATCCTTGATGGACACCTCGGCCTGTTCATCACGCCCGAGAGGT is a genomic window containing:
- a CDS encoding metallophosphoesterase, producing the protein MRKRFNRRRFFKLGLAGLQLLAVGDAALVEPHWLKVNQLRLANGPPVARFVHFTDLHHKGNRRWLASVVARINALKPDFVCFSGDIIEEREHLPEALEILLGIQAPLFGVPGNHDYWSRADFGAIARAFAATGGAWLLDASVIAPGGRVRLHGLTCETPAVLPPETGVKNILLAHYPAWCEKLAPHRYDLLLAGHSHGGQVRLPFYGALVVPYGVGPYELGRFATPAGPLYVGAGIGWFHINLRFCCRPEITLIEI
- a CDS encoding phosphopantothenoylcysteine decarboxylase, with the protein product MNFIVTAGPTIEKLDTVRRLTNFSTGRTGTEMANFLAGRGHQVTLLVGEQSTWNGQRRAQKVINFSTTADLQDKLKTLSKSSFDAVFHMAAVGDFMFGKIWKRDSEGRLEEIASDKFSTRDGALLAELVPTPKLISQLPEWFPKSQVVGWKYEVEGKREDALVAAQMLMEETRISACVANGPAYGDGFGLVTPAGQRHFAGTAGLFSALEDFVARKQKKG
- a CDS encoding phytanoyl-CoA dioxygenase family protein, translated to MNQSEHGRDAWRFAAGDAGFVRHFQEAGFVVVEGVLSERALADVSAAVTDAAGREGYALRNLLFAVPAVRELAAAPEIRALVEPLLGDAAFPVKGILFDKTPAANWKVAWHQDTTICVRERAAVPGYGPWSVKDGVVNVQPPAAVLAGLVTVRVHLDDCGPDNGPLRVLPGSHRDGRLAAAVMERRLAENVPVSCTIRRGGVLLMRPLLLHASLAATRPAHRRVIHLEFAACSLPAPLRWARAEGN
- a CDS encoding alpha-2-macroglobulin family protein, which codes for MRFLLSLGCLLALTALAAEPPADFASLKAEAEKFYAEKSFSKAHELYARALLMSNLAASDARWVAFRCYDTQWRAAAATQSADNTPLEQARTELEKLVRDVARPEDQDRVWAEVQESLGDFWWTRRNQRNWGQAWPYYQRALDWWAGARDVELARERYLAIVWRMAQPPQAEPYYSYGYFGNQIDPAILENALKIASSEADRAHAHYLLAMALRSRGGNDAEQRQRVQDEFEGALKSGTKTDWYDDALFNYAQWLAGEGRVVVLKDGTWHTEPDYVRALELYRRLVGEFKKGETRYWEQAQQAIKDITGPQLNVMVSDFFLPGSEIQYSLNWRNVKQIELALYPVELNRDVKFGENQGDWVDEIPLAGREKLKSWTRDVENKGDYRPGNATARLDEKLPPGAYVLEGKAGGQTSRQLILVTDAALVLKSSGKQALVYFCDAHSGAPLAHARVVLRERWNWNGEWRVREQSKETDADGLAVFDLEQRDNTGVELFASAMLKDRQAFSIGNSYGNRRFNWSTIDPATGLPIPDRQVWRIYAFTDRPAYRPKETVNWKFIARRYADGVYSTPANQTIEYQINDPRGTKVKEGKATLNSFGSAWGALELTEQMPLGEYHVQFWDDGRQHSIGSATLFRLEEYKLPEFKVAVSTPEEAGRKKVFKLGDVVEVTIQADYYFGGPVANASVEVVVNQNPYWQSWPQPREFPWFYQDMDQAGGYRGRWWGGGQVVKRETLKTDAGGKATLTFETPRGANQDYEYRIEARVTDASRREITGTGTVRVTRQRYFVHADTDHRLYQPQDKVSVEFKAADANQQPVVCEGTVKVTRDYWWEIWIAPDGREVKGDELKQRRAKTSIWPPPPTRPNEPGWRLKFRGYQHDDILTKTLKTDTNGTAQLDFKPEREGYYRVAWTSEDTVAKQKLQVANPIKAGTTVWVCTDKSTDLGYRTGGLELIVDKDTFRVGQQAPVMIQTADNDRYVLFTVEADDLLSAKLIHLDGTTKLVELDVTEQHVPNIFLNAAMVSDNQLYTDTKQVVVPPTKNFLTVDVKPDRPQYQPRAEGTFTVTTRDDAGKPVPAEVAFSLVDESVFYIQGDYAGDPRQFYFGTKRPQATQTGSTFNQRRYVKLVRVDDQLIEASQVEAYERQQRGIEDTNVLPAAVDELELADKDAALNQPTGGVGGGGAAGGFYALRAAKMPGMVSPAVAAPMAMQEMPMAKSVTGLGGAVAGEPAPEPAVVVRSDFRSTVLWQPDVMTGADGTAKVKVKYPDSLTGWKATARAVTSGNQFGIADTTTRTKQPLIVRLQAPRFFIVGDTVTISAVVNNNTDEPLEAKVALEMDGGLEMVSSAAQASSLPKSGKMPDFYLKLPANGEARADWIASVKQPGEVNLKVTGRGGKYSDAMEKTYVAYEHGIEKFLAKSGKVRGNDVTVKLDLPAERKAGSTQLTVQVTPSLAVTMLDALPYLIDYPYGCTEQTMSRFLPATIVAKTLKDAGLQPEDVMGRVFGGIETNSAAATHPKGKQDLAKLDDMTKAGLDRLYDFQHGDGGWGWWKEGQSDPWMTAYVVWGLSLAKQAGVAVKPEVARRGAEFLDKTLVEQEENYDMQAFMLHALAAHKAAQNESGLSQMEAKAFDNLWTNREKLNAYTRSLLALSAHYFGKDAEAKTLIENLENGVKRDDRPDTSVLVDGKPSTSNSQPSTVMGTAHWGEDGLYWRWSDGGVEATAFALRALLAIDPTNQLVEPVANWLIKNRRGAQWSNTRDTAIAVLAMTDYLKASGEIAPDLEYVLTVNGTKVASKKVSGADVFNAPSRFEVDAKLIKDSNEVRIQVKPGKPTPGPSKEGNKQGGASVYFAVEAKFFSQEEPITAAGNELFVKRQYFKLVGRPTLLKGYVYDQEPLLNGETVKSGERVETVLTIEGKNNYEYLMFEDLKPAGFEAVEIRSGESLYAKELKSGAVERKHAVVGKSSSLSGGTSAKPARNRAGKMPAPLPEDSDYTGRTRWVYQELRDRKVALFIDKLPEGVWEIRYDLRAEVPGEFHALPVLGQAMYVPEIRCNGAEQWVKVEDAK
- a CDS encoding RluA family pseudouridine synthase, translating into MRALFEVIYEDAELLAINKPAGLVCHPTKGDAYSSLISRVRLHVGEGAPVHLVNRLDRETSGVVLVVKGDQRVGKLKQLFAEREVTKEYLAIVHGHVAAESGTCAEPLGRDEQAEVSIKDRVRSDGAAARTDFRVEQRFTRPVSGATEPSGNGAPFTLLRVQPHSGRKHQIRIHLAHLGHPIVGDKLYGGDPQLYLDFVHRRLTVEQRNRLLLSCHALHAESLRFNWLLRNWNFHAVPEPWFQDFLAGRPCTPDWAEKYL